ATTAAGTAAGcagacaaaaattttgaaaaggAGAGATCCCTGTCCGCCATATTGAATGGTTAAACCTCCTGGTAGTTGGCAGGTGAATTTGAATTTGTAAAGTGTAAGTTGTAGTCAATGTAATTATGAACCTTAGATACTGTCTACCATGGCTTTTACGTCACATGACCTATAGTGTGTTTGCATGTCATGAACTAGCTTTTGAATGTGGTAAGCAAATTTATGGTTCAAACTGTCCTTAAAGAAATGACGTAATACTAATAATTGTGTAATTATGCAAAGATGAGACCTCTAACTTATAGTTTAAACAGATCTCCTCTAGACCATGCTTAATGTATGTCCAGACATATTTTGTTTATGCGTCAGGGGaattcaactttgaccttttaCCCACAATACACTTTACTGCATGAGCAGTTTGAACCATGAATACACTTATTGTAGCTACTACCATGCTCAATTACTTTATAGTAACATTGTACATGACAGCAAACacactactagtagtatatacTCATCATATATTCCAGATTGCTAAAGTGCAATAAAGGCACAAGTATATAACCACTGAACAATGCTGAATTTTGTAAGATAATAAGAGATAATCAATTGTGCAGTACATGTAAGTGCCTATTGTTAGAATATCTACTAATTTAAAAGGCCTTgctaattttatttttttggttgGGGGGTATGTGAAAGTAACATTAAGTAGAAAAAGCCTAAGATGAAAAcagtttgtttgaaaaaatgcaTCTGATTATtaaaattcttgaaattttcagttttttgcaaacttaaaaactgtacattttgtgaCTACAGCCCTGACACAAACTTAAGTTAAAACCACTTCAAAcactcagggttgtagccagcacctgtccttcagtcctttgaaggaattttgcagctggggactgaaaaaagttttcccattccgtcctctgggacagacaaaaattgatatgtaaagatatgaaaaaaactgaaacccatgtgttcttcttcaacaaaacagatgcaattgaacagcttagtctacaagcaacatttgcaggaaatagtgtttcagagggtcttgatttgaaaatattctgggacccagaccccctagaaatgacgcgcaacgtcacgtcatgccttcggtgcttgatgggattcccattcaaaatcaaggggactgaaaatgatttcaggctggctacaaccctgcaaaCACAACATTCCTTACCATTGAATTATAGGGTTGATGATGGGTAGACTCAAAATGATTTTGCTTTTGATTAGGTTTTCTCACTACTAGCTTAGAGAGctgtattgtgtacatgtgcatgttgtTTAATGCTCTAtgcaagtgtttttttctgaaggCTTAGCTTATCTTTCATGTCAGCTTGCAAAATGGATATGCTGGTGGACCCTAGATTTCACAGATTTGATTCCTAGTATTCCTGGCTAcacgttgtgtccttggaaaagtCACTCGCAACACAAATCTTCTCATTTCATGCACCCAGGTGAAAGAATGGGTAATTGACttgggttggggaggtaaaaggcctGAAATGAGATAGAGGGATTGGCTCTGCCTTCCACGTTCACTAGACACAGTTCTTgaaatggtttatttttttcaatgccaaaagaaaatgtatcatcTTCTCATATGATCacataatatactgttgttttcAGTGAATACATTATGATTATTCAATCCATCAACTTTCAAGCTATATTGTATGTTGGTATAACATTTTTGAAATGAGGTTATTGGTTTGGTTGTTGATTGCAAATTAAAAGAGAATGGCAGTGTCTTTACAATTTGTAAGGATGATGACAATTTTATTGTTGAACGGCATTTTGTTTGCACTCACATaaacacactgtacacacaGGAGAAAGTGGTAAAATGTATTGACAAGGgaacattatatatacataattagATAGCATCTTAGGGCTATATTAACAATGGGCAATTTGACTTCTATGTTGTGGATATAAGGTTATTTTACTATATTTCATTACTAATCAGAGCTGTGTAAAATAAGATGAAAATTTGGTGAACTTAATGTAAATGGTGAACTTTTTGAGGATAACAATAAAAAGTATATTATTATGCCATATGAGTTTAGTTGTATTTTTTGCCAGCAACCACCATAGCTAGCACATTCATGATCCACAGTCTAGTACATTGTAGGTTCTTTAATTCATatcaaattaataaaaaatagtTGTCGGAATTGCTCCgatttttctgaaaataaaatTCATGTTTTAAGTAATTATAAAGGCACTATTACAACTTTCCAGTACAATTATTAAGTGCAAAATGCCTATTATAGTAACCAGTTAATCGAGTTGACAAGCTCCTCACAAAGAATACATTTATCATTATATTTGCAGTATAATTGTTTTCATttatatcaaggagctttttgaTAAAATCTCCTTGTTTATATCATATTGTCAACAAATTGGCAGCTTTTTTTCATGACGAAAATTTATCCTTTAGAATTTGTATAGGCCCTTATCATTACCCAAGACTTTTTGCAAATCTAAATTTTGAAAGCTCTTTAATACACATTCAGGAATTCATACAACAATTGTTTTAAACATAAATTGTATGGTAATCTGTACCACATgaagaatacaaaatgtagcactgggcacccccccccccctttgttAAAGTGTATCAGTCCAGGGTTGAAAGGTCACCAGACTGTTGTTGATGCAGAGTGAAAGGATGGGGTCATTGACCCCCCATTGTActgtgatgtacattgtacattggcAGCAGCACACCTTAGCTACAACAGGCAGTCATCTTCACATTCCTGGTTTGTATTATGCACATTAATTACCATTCTCATGTAAGAAAATGACATGATTATTAGGTATCCTCTTCATCTGCTTGAATATTGGTATATTATCTGGTCTAATGTGTTTACAATTTGACAGCAATCTCTACATTTTGTTACTTCCTGGTTATACAATGTTACTGTTAGCTTTGAGCGTACACAGTCCTGTGTTAAGATTTACATGTATCGGATTGACAAATAATTTTCTTGATGTCACTGTAATCTCGCATAATGTATAGCCTAATGATATTATTCTCTGTTAATGTTAGCAATAATGTAAATGAGAATACTCTCTAACAATTCTAAATGTTCACATTTTTTATTGTTCATAATAGATCTATCTGTATATGCTCTGTGTATAATGACACTTGACTACGCATGAAATATAACATAAGTTTTGTTCCATTACATATTTATGTTCCAATGTGATTAAGTCCACTATGAATTATTAAAGTAACATTTTAATAGTCAAATTAGAACCACCCATATCcttgacaaaaggcaaacaTTCAGAACATTCAACTCAAAACTTTGTTGATTATTTTCATGGTATAATCCTCCTCATATATACGCAtggtccccaacggctagccAACTCAGCCTATTGGGGAGTTTCGACcaactgtggtccctctgcgtaggagaacgGGTAAAATGGatcattgtaatttgtaattaTGAATACACAGTGGACATATCACTGTTAAAAACAGCTAAAACATTCAGTATCTGCATGATGGCTGTTAGATTTGAGTCTATGTCTCTGTGTTTTATGTCCAAGTATTTTACCAGTACGTTGACAGTGCGCACACTGACCCATGCCTCCTAAGAAGAGAAAAGCTGTTGCGGAATCAACTTCCAAGGCTAAAGTGGCAAAGAAGAATGATTCAAAAGGAAAAGGTATGACACTACTTTGTACCTTGACTTGTTTAACCTTTAATATCTTATCATTACAAACCTTTTTGTTTACCTTCACATCGTCTTGCCTAACAAATAAAGCcgttaattattattattttttttacattaaatacattttgtatattagcatacatgtacatgtacaatgtatatgcatgtatggtgaccagcccctccatctttgtcctgccacttgctataCCTTAGATATTTAAATACCACAGGCTGTCTTCTACCTTACCAGTTACTATCATGGTAACAGCTATCaaaccttttttgtttgtttgttttggaacagaagaagacaaataaacaaagcatatttacatgtagatatatgtctgtatcatatttttcagaaaagaaaggTGGAGCATCTTCAGCAGGTTCCTTGGATCTGTCCTCATTTCTTAAAGATGACACGTGGAAGGAAAGACTGAAGGAAGAATTTGAGAAAGATTACTTTAAGGGCATTGAGGAATCCTTGTCTGCTGACTATGCAAAAGGAGAGGAAATTTTCCCACCAAAGGATCTTATCTTCAATGCGTTCAACCTTACACCAATAGACAAGGTTAGGTCAAGAAGCATAATATGTCTATCTCTGTTATTCACTTAGTCTAGATCATTCATTACAGCTTAAGATAGCGTGGCAATAGCAGTTTGGCCATTGAGAGTCAGAACAAGTGCCTGAGTGTCTGTTTAAATAGTATTtccattttattttgtttaccaGCAgggtattatacaatgtatttgacacATCTGGAGCTATTGAGGGTCTTGTGCTACTTATCAATGGAAAAATTGATTGGTTCCTTGATTATGCATTTTTCAAATTATTCTATCAATCTAATCTTTTTCTGTCTTTCCAGTAGTATACAGTAcaatcatgcatttcagttttcaatgttttatcaGCCAATATTTTGTGCTCCAGGTTAAGGTGGTTCTCCTTGGACAAGACCCTTACCATGATGTTGACCAGGTCAGGTCAAAATTACTGCTGTTTATAATGATGTATTGTAAATCCATCTTTCCAAACATTAAATTGAGCGGAATATACTGTTTATCAAGTTTGCCATCATAACAATTCTGTTGTACAATGCAATCATTTCTCTTGATTTTGCAATTAcagagcagggctcgaaatactgggtgcatgtgcacccaattgcgtccaaaattggaactgtgggtgcacagggtgcacccaaatattatCTTAGgtctatgtatgttaagatatcaagtatactagtatacatcatagtcttgacatctaagtgttagaaagataataaaaatgtctgtcatgttacttaacaatttgatagcttgtactaagttttgctattaggtttCCTTGACATTCTAcgtaaatttaagtggtgcacccaaaaatttttgagtgcacccaatttgttaagctgggtgcaccggtgcaccGGTACCTAACCCCAAaagtgaatttcgagccctgcagagTCAGACACACACGCAAAAAATATgctacaactacatgtagtaattttCATGATTAACAGAATTATTGCTCTGTACATCTTCTGTATAGGCACACGGATTGTCCTTCTCAGTCCGTCCTGGTGTGAAGATTCCTCCTTCTCTCAAAAACATCTACAAGGAGCTGAGTTCTGACATTCCAGGATTTACCGCTCCCCATCACGGCTGTCTGGAGAAGTGGGCTAAAGAAGGAGTCCTACTTCTGAACGCTACTCTAACTGTACAGTAAGTATCAACAGAACTGCAGTTTGTAGTTAATGATAAGTAGAATACAGTacttacgccaaaaagtagttactcaagcagctggatatagttttgaaacggtcagacgtttcggatagaatccactatccttcgtcagtgacactgaagtgatctggaagaaacaagtCTTTtctactctaactatgaatgaagacaatttcagatgtccaataggaaacgttgtaagacaattcagactgaagacaatttggattccaaaggatagcaaggctaagacacagttagtaaaacaacaggagctaattgactcatttgcacaaaccatatccagttgcttgagtaactactttttggcgtatcttattacctggatgtctaacctacatcgaagAATACAGTACTTGATTATATTACTCAGTACTGTTGGGATCGCTAGAGACTGTTGCAATGGCCGAGTGAGTAGAGTGTTagccttgcattcagtaggtcgtgagttcgatcccggccgagtcataacAAAGACTCTGAACATGGTACgtgctgctttctttgcttagcacttagcactaatgaggaagagtatggaagttaaacacacatcactaccagcggaccagccccctgctgtagtgacttgcacaaatgtgtggccccaGGGCtttgaagtggagatgggcgccaccctaagcatctgcatagatgcacgggcaacttttacttttttttaaactgttgGGATACCTGGCACGGGTAGGTGGCAGTCGGACAATCATcacaagcaaaatttgtcctgCGGGTTCACCCTAGCTAGTTAGACTCCACACTTGATAATGTAATTTTAAATAACAGCAGTGTGTTTGGCCTGCCATGCagtggtcctgggttcaaatccattGAAAAAGGCATTTTGCATGacttttcctcacttcactcaggtgaaaatgccTAGCTTCCTCGTGTAGGACATTAAGTATAGGACACTTTGACGCTCAAAAGAAAGTTATGAGGTTGTTCAGCCTATtaactgctacatgtatatgatcagCTCCACTTATCATAAGCTATACAGATATCAAAATAGACTTTGATTACTTCCAAGTACTATTTTCAAACATAATTTGGACATTTTTAGTATCTACATTCAATTTTCGGTATCAGCAACTTGATGCCAATGTCACCATgattactggtaaagtagcctgtggtgtttgattacattatgtagtaaGTGGTAGGACAAAGCTAGTGGAGCTGGTCACAATATTGTGACTTTTTCATTAAACAATTAAAAGAGCATTTTGGCTACACCATTTGAAGGAAAACATTTTCAATTGTAactgcttgcaaatgttactttAAATTATAAATAATCTAAATTATATTTGAAATTCCTTAATTATCTTCTCCAGGGCCCACAAGCCAAACTCCCACGCTAAGATTGGCTGGCAGAAGTTCACCGATGCTGCCATCAAGGCTGTGAGTGACCACACCCAGGGGGTGGTGTTTCTACTGTGGGGAGGGTTTGCTCACAAGAAGGAGAAACTAGTGGACATGACCAAACACCGAGTGGTCAAGACTGCCCACCCGTCCCCACTGTCCGCCAGCAAGTTCAAGGACTGCAAGTGTTTCTCAAGGGTTAATTTGGCCTTGAAGGAACTTGGTAAAGAAGAAGTAGATTGGTCCTTATAATTTATCAAATTCAAGCGAGTTTTTGTTTACATCCGAGGTATATTTAACAACTCGTAAGCAAAGGATTATAGCAGATTGGATTAAGCATTATTATCATTGTTGTTCGAATTAGCAGATCAGATCTGTAATTGATTATATATACTAAGTGAATATTTTTAATATCTGCTTTTTGCTTTAACCGCTGTATCATCATGATCACGTGTACCGATTAATcattaaaataaaaactttacTTCTAATTTTTTTATAGCAGACTGACTCATTGTTAATAACATTAggagtacatgtaactgttacagaaaaATCAACAGTCTGAGAATGTTCTTGTTTAACAAAGCATGTTGTAGATATTTTCAAAACTACAGAACTTGAGCCATTCTTCAATGACAGTATAatcaataatctccaagcagatcctacagtgccataagatagtatcaaagctggccaaggagtgtagccggcttagggagtcaaacgggaagtttgatactatacattacgcaccgtggatctggttggagattaataaTCAATGTATTATGGATTCTTCCTGACAGTGTATGAAACTAGCAGTTTATACTGATCAAATTGTAAAGTCATTACTGTACAAAATTGACAATATGTCATTGATGTCATGGCTAAGCCTTGTATGTGGCAGAATCAGTGATAGCAGCAGACTTTTCTGTTTATAGTTCCTTAGAAAATCATAaataattatgtatatataagaGAGGTTAAACAATTGCAGCTGCTGCAGAAATACTATAATTATTATGCATGAAATGTAACATAATATATCATGACTGCATTTTGAAAGGGTTAAATGGCAAACTATGaatgaaaacatttcaatataTCTTAACATGTATTCTCAATATATACATTAAATGCAAACGTTATATGTATCATGTCAGTCGCACTCAAACTAACAAAATCATCAATTATCGTTGCCTCAATATGGCTAAATCCATTTGAAAACAGTATATTATACAATATGTAAGTTACCCCATGAATAAAGGGGAACTTTAAGTGTTAAGTTTTAATTATATTATATTCAATGTTAGCACATATTTGTAGCCCAAGAGTAGCTGGGTAACCTAcaacgtacattttgtagatctTATACATTGCAATGTATCATGTcaagaacaaataaatacataaaaaaaaacaatgctctGTTGTCATactaaaataaaaaggaagTTATGGAAATCAACATCCTTTTCTTGCATTATAATCATTTCTCATTTCACTTTTACTTCCTTGCTTCATAGTTTCTTGTTATTATTTAcacttttctttcatgttttgtgtctgtaggaagatttttcattttctgtCCTCACCACCTTTACCTGTTGTCTGTGTCAACTTGGTATAAAGAAGAAGACCAGcctgaaaaaaatagcagtGAAAATTATCCTTCTTATAGGCTAATAATAGATAAAGTTGGTGtacaacaacatacacaaaatcTTTGAGATACTTTCAAAGTTAACTTTGTGGGTAACACTGGGAAATTTCAATGAACAATATGACCAAGTTAGAATATAACAACTtactacatgactgtacattgcATGGCTATAAAGCACACCAAAACAATAGTGTACTTAAACTAGTACTGTAgtgactactctccaagcagaggttaagctctggctgtttttaaacgttttttagtcatttttatcaggctttcttttttgtattgtatcttgtaaaTGTCAAAACCTAGCCTAACCTTTGCTTAGAGGGTGGTAGTATTAGGCTCCTAAAGTATTGACCTTACAATATTGGATGTCTGTCCATTGTCACCACAAGTTGACAGTTACACCCTGGCAACTATGAACTTCACTTCCTATTGCTGTTAACTCTAACCTTCAATTTCTGTCAGACTAAGGTGAACATTAAATTAGAGCATGtggaaaatatgaaaattcagaaaagcagacaaacaaacagatatggaaaacaaaattatacatgtgaACTTTCATTTATGGACTTGGGGTAATAGTTTAGGATGGGAAGGTTTGGTACCTACATAAGCATCTGCTGCAGCATACTGTTGTTGTGTAGCAGTAAGTGGGTACCGTCTCCAGTCACTCTTTCTAACTCCTGGGTCCTTATCCAGTCGTTGCTTTAACTAAACAAGAATGAATTTGATTTATGAAGGGTAAATATCACAGAAAACAATATGCAATCTCTACAACATAatcaaaatttgaattttttttctggatgttTAGAGTGACATCATATTTTTCAGCATAATACTATACACTGTCAGGCAGAACGTCAAGCACATCTAACTGGAAAAAACAGTTGAgcatgtcaaagtcactaagtcattaggattgtatgcaaataacACAAATTGATACTTGATGGACATGCTGTTACtccctctcattggtcaaactgcaaTTTGCCATTCCCTCATTGGCTGAAAATGTTTATTGCATTAAGGCATTCACAGGGTTGGTTTATTCTTTTTGAGGCAGTATAGTAATTTTCAGCTACCCAATTTATTGCTGAATTTGACAAAAGATTTTGAACAAACATATATTCAAAAAGTATTGATGTAAAAAGTTACCACATATTTGCAGAGGTTATCGAGGCTCCAGATTTCTGCACTCCGAGTGTTCTGATTGGCCAGACTGGACAGGTCCATGCCTCCCTTCATGTTAACGTCGAAGTCACGTAGCAGTTTCCTCACATCCCTGTAGTGAACAAAACTTTTGACATTATCTCTTCAACACTTAGTGGTAGTAGTGTGGAGTAACAGCAGGGTGTTAAAGTATTGTATTTCAATACTAGTAagtagatggatggatggatagacggatggatggacggacggacagatGGAAGGTCGGATGGATGAATGTCATAACTAAACTTAACCCCATAAGTTACCAGCGGTCCTGAGTCTGATTCCGTTGAaatgccaccaatcttgtgcccttgagaaactAGCACTTATCCCAACTGTCCTAACTTCACTTACTATGTCATATGttctttcctcactttactcaggtggaaATAAGTACCTAGCCATCCTTCAGGACCATCAGAGTTATGTCTTCTCCCCTTGAGTGGGTGATTGTATCGTTTTTGAAAAACTTTTATTTAATTTACAATaataactactgtaaatgcagaaactttcgtggtggtttaatgttccatggcagtaagagactccAGTGCctagtgctaccgcgaactta
Above is a genomic segment from Branchiostoma floridae strain S238N-H82 chromosome 16, Bfl_VNyyK, whole genome shotgun sequence containing:
- the LOC118403699 gene encoding uracil-DNA glycosylase-like, which gives rise to MPPKKRKAVAESTSKAKVAKKNDSKGKEKKGGASSAGSLDLSSFLKDDTWKERLKEEFEKDYFKGIEESLSADYAKGEEIFPPKDLIFNAFNLTPIDKVKVVLLGQDPYHDVDQAHGLSFSVRPGVKIPPSLKNIYKELSSDIPGFTAPHHGCLEKWAKEGVLLLNATLTVQAHKPNSHAKIGWQKFTDAAIKAVSDHTQGVVFLLWGGFAHKKEKLVDMTKHRVVKTAHPSPLSASKFKDCKCFSRVNLALKELGKEEVDWSL